The Ipomoea triloba cultivar NCNSP0323 chromosome 4, ASM357664v1 DNA segment AGGGACCATCATCACGTTTGCTTTGTACTATTGTTAGGTTATTAATTTGATCtccaataaatatatatacacacacacctaAGATAagcatttaaaaaattagatattCAAGCACggcctttaaaaaaatatagtaataatgtaatataattaagattgtTTTCTTAAAAGAATATTGGATGTATTTTAACATTTTCACTCCTTGTGTGCGCAAGAAAAAGTATTCTAATCTCCTATACATTTTTAAAACACTTTCAAATCTACGACACTTAATACATAAAGTTCATCTCCTTACTCAGAAAAAATCTGAATTCACATTTAATACCGAATTCATATATAACACTCACAATAATGTCTCGAAATAacaatttacattattatttgtgtctaataataataaagcaaaTCAATCAGCAGAATCATAGCCTAATGCTGTGGCCAATCAATGGGAATGATGTGAATTATATTGTATTCAAGATCAAATCACATAAGTAAAACCCATGTGTGGTTTGACCCTACCTGCCATGCTACATTGATCTCATTCCCTTCCcagttttgatatatatatattggcctAATGATTTTTGGTGTTTGGACCTCAATTTGCACATGCCCCACTATTGGCAAAAACCCCCTTTTTCTCTTTCTCCTTTTGTGTAAAGCTATGGTACTTCTAGACATTCAGAGTTTCTGTAGATATGAACTCTACAAAGATTGGCTCACCATATCTTCTTGCTTAATTGGCCCAGGCCAGCCCATACTGTTTCTGATAAGTAATTCAATTCGTACCCATATGACtagtttaattagtttttgagtAACGGATCGATTAAGAACAAGGACACATGGTCGAGTCATGAACATTGTAATGTGGGAGTTTCACATAATATTAGTGGAATCCTTGTAGACACTAGTCCTTTGAACCGTTGAGTTGATTTATCTCTCCACTTTGGATCATAGTGTGTGGATCCTAGGATAAGAAAGTTTCGTCTTTTAGGGTAACGACAAGTAATTAAGTTCACTCTTAATCTATCTTGTCAAGTACGAGCTAGATAAATAGTTTGTTTTTAGGATTATCTTTTCGGTTCAACAGGACTAGACGAGTTAAGCATATTATTACCACGCACTATGAAAGACTAGTCCAACAAATAGAAAAGCCTTTTAAACGACCTAGGTAAGTGATTGTATAGTTGATGTGGGATCGTATCCATTTGGTTCAGTGTTAACCCCATTGGCTGGCTCCACTTCCACATTAGGTCTGTCCATGGATTAAGTGATTAACAACGCCGGATTTGACCACGTGAGGtgctattctttttttattttttatttttttatttttgtgacaaAAATGCCTCACAGCTATGCACATCGAGATTATTTGGGACACTTGAttactttctttaatttttttcccgAATAAAACTATAATAATATGGATATTTATGTTATTCtctaattgtttgttttttaatgttttggttttcgTGGTTGGAATGTGCTTCCAACAAGAAATACAATaatgtcttttctttttccttttaaaataaataaaaaaaatgaaaaagtatatggttaccaagaaaaaaaatactagcTATATATCACGAATAAGGCACTTGACTtaaccaagaaagtcaataggtAGACAATTCTCATAGGAAGTCAAACTTAGATCCTTGTAGATATCAAACCAACAATCAGACCAACTTAGTTGGAAAGAACATTACACTCTAAATAATTAagtttaaaatgaaaatatgcaggtatatatatatattccaatttAATTATAGGTCATGTTTGAACTCTAAGAATGTAATTACTTTAAAACCCATTGAGCTTATTTTGACTCAGCTCATATGCATATCTAAATAAGacaatacaattgtaaattgtttaattactttataatacaaaataattacttaagtgtgatttaataaaatattaccctataaaaatttattttaaaatttataaggaAGGgttagcattattattattattattattattattattattattattattattattattgggtgctgaataaaaattcacaatcactACATGAAGGTGTGTTAGGTAAATTCTGAACATGTGTAATAGCGTGCAAATCATGCATAAAATGTCAAATCAAAATAAGAAAACATACAACAAAACTGACTAAgaaaatattgataaaaattatactTGTGACTTTTGTATACcataattatgtttcatacaCGTAGTGATCCATTTTGGGAAGGGTTAGAATTATTGTGGTCATCATAAATTGACGTCCCCACGATTCATAGGAATCATGGAATGCAAAAAGAAGCATTCATGTTCTTCCAAATTCAGTAGGAtgctttttctttatttatttattttagtttattttccaGAAGAAtgtcatttcaaatttcaattaatGTTGGGTTTGATTTTACGAAAATGCTACAATGTTCATGACTTCATGTCCATGCACCACAGTCCATAGCGTGAGAGCCGTTATGTcatatttttcaaacttttcttaAAGCGGCCTTTCTTCTTACGTGGTCCCCGCAATTGAAAACCCGGACTGTATAAATCCCCTCGCGTAAAATGACGAAATTACTCCTCTCATTTCAATGGTGGCCCACATACCCATTCACCACTACTTGACTGCCCGTTGGGTCAAATATTCCACCGAATTTGTTTAGAAGCACTAATtaggtttaataataataagccacTTCATCATCGACAAAGTTGGTAACTGTCAAGAAATCAATTCAATTGATCGAAAAATtaacttaataatatataataataataataataataagccacTTCGTCATCAGACAAGGTTAGTAACTGTCAAGAAATCAGTTCAATTGATCAGagaattaacataataattagtataatattttaattttgtacattagCCCAGAAGACCAGTGAAAGAGGTAGATCGCAGGAATTCCTCCCCCAAACTCATACCTAGGCACCTAGCTAGTGCACAAAACACggtcaaatttatatatatctcACTTTTTATAGTCCTTGGTGGAATTTGAACCATTCAACGACTGTTAGCAAACAAAGCTTATCAATTGAGTTGTGCCTAGTAACAAATGTTTAGATTTATTATTGTTGTGCATTTGGTTTACTCAACCTGTGATATGGATGCTAAGTGTTAACTTTTAAATACTGTCTACCAACAATTATAATCCAGTCAAGTCAAACAAAATGATTAAACAGTATAATTGTGTATAATTAACAAACAAGAAAatctaatactccgtataaatatgttgaattttaagcatttaaatatagttattataatgtataaaaagttttataatttttaaaccaATAAATCTATACATTTTGGATGATACATGTTAGTTTGTTTCTCTATTTGGAAAACAAGCtcatatttatgacaaaattttACCTTAGATTTCTCAAGAGTAGACTGAGTAGTAGTATAAGAAATATAATGCTATtatacttgaaaaataaaattatactaattttaaataataagtaaaatttGACCAAATTTAAAAAGCAATGGAATAGGAAGTGATTAACATACTCGAGATACCAAAATAAATTTACTAATTGATGAGAGTTGTGAATATGTAGGGATGACAATGGTTCAGGGTgggtcggggagggctacatccatcacctGACTCACCTtacattttctccacccacccctcccccctcccccgaACCCGAATTGGGTGGACTTTTTCAGAACCCACCTCCACCTTACCTATAATGATCAATTGTATACGATTGGTGTCGTTAAAGCACGTGGGTGGGGCAAGGACCACCAAAGCCCTCCCGTTAGCAAGGCGGGCTGCCAGTTTTGCATGATTAAAAAGGGTTAGCCTGCCCTATCGCCTTGCCCCttagagcatcctcatcaaTGGGGTTATTTCACGGTATAAGCggagtttttttttaagtgtgattaggaaagagaaaatgggaggggagggaaaaaataataaacaaatctgatttaaaagaaaaaaaaaagaatgttagGCGCGCCGCAGGCGCAACaagcatttaatttgtttggtaCAAAGTTACTGTACCATGAACCAACATTTGCAGAGcgtttattttcttctctttcctatGCTCTCACTCCTCCACCTGTACACACACTGTTCCAATCACCCCAAAAAAACCGCTGATATTCATGCTCTTAGGCTTGTAAGTTATGCTAGGGTCTCCCATGttctaaaaattttgaaattgattaaaagttaataagtgtatactaaaataatttaaagagttttaaaaaatgttattatatttgttaaacataataataaccTATATAAAGTAATAAGCcataataatagtcaaatagaTAATGCATTAATTCATATGTcaataataaatcatttatataatttactaattattaataattttttaaataaataaatataatataaaattagacGGACTTGGCGGCCACCATGCCAACCTATCCTGATAGGTTTAGTCCGTTTCGACAGATCTATATAAGATATTCGTACAAGACATTCATCGAGACGATGCCAACTTGTGTAAAAAGGGAAGAAATAAgtgaaaaaaatgtatagtttaattataaatagAAGATACacttttgcaaaaaataaataaaaaaatagaagataCATGACATGATATGGTATGCTTAATCATCAATTTTGTTCTGTTTAACAGTGTAATTACTGTAGTAGATAATTGTGGTGCAGTGTTAAGAGAGCCCCAGCCATGTGACGGCaattaattatagttttaaAACAACTCAAGAATGAGTCAATGAGGAGATTAAAGTAACCGTTACCATAGTAGGAACTTACTAATTTTGCAGCCTTTTAACTTTTTCCATTAACTTGTAATAATTACCACTAACTGCTTTgattagtttaatttaaaaagggagaagaagtttaattaaaaaaggagcGCTTAGAACGGTAGTTGCAGCGCATAATATCGGTTATCAACAGGGACAAAACGGTCATAATTTGAATTCCACAGGACACCTTTCACGCTGCCAGCTCTGCTTCGTCCCCAGTGTGTGTGGATACTAGTCGCTCTCCTGTTCCGTTTGGCCTTCATAAGACTTCTCTCGCGGATCTTAGTGAGAGAAACGAAGGATCACAAAAACGCAACAGAACGAACAGCTTTGGAGAGCTAAGTTCTCTGAAGTGAAATCGAGATTTGGATCGAAAGAATGGCAGGGTATGTGGGAGTGCTGGTATCGGATCCATGGCTGCAGAACCAGTTCACGCAAGTGGAGCTTCGGAGTTTAAAATCCAATGTAAGTCTACTACACtggtaatgatttttttttttttttggatttttgttttGTATGCGGCTTTGAGGATTCTGTGCGGTTCATGCAGTTCTCTACGTTTCGGAGAGAGTCCGGACGTCTGACGATAGCTGACTTGCCGGCGAAAATGTCTAAGCTGAAGCACGTCGGAGAGAACCTTACGGAAAAGGAAAGAGATGCGTTTCTCAGAGATTCGTATCCGAACATGGATGACGATGTTgattttgaactttttcttcGGGTAAATATACAGGCGTTTTCATCGTTATATGCGCTACAGATAGATTTATGTTAGAGATCAAGCTTTGAAATCCTTATAAAAGAAATTTCGTACTTGGTTCTGAAATTTTGAACGATCGGATTTCAAATATTTCCATAAGTAGTGCCTGGTGAACTTGCGAAATTCAAATCTAACTGCTTGCACCGCCTGCTTTTAGAACATAAAAACAGGACGAAGTGTGCTCTGGTATTTTCCtttttgatatttttgaaaagtttccGGAATATTGAGAACCAAACACAAAGGTTAAAGAAGTGAAACTTTATTAGCTAgtaatgtgatttttttaaaaatttatttcatgAATAATGACATAAAGTATGCGGGGaaaaaattcatattcttaTATTCCTCAGCAAATCAATTAGAAAGAGCGGAGAAAAGATGAACATCATAGTTACTATTTTGAGGTCCCTTGTTTTTTCTGAACACAGAGGGTAACATCCTCGGTTCCTGAATTTGTTCTGTTTGTTTGCTTCTTAATTTCTCTTCCATTAATGTTATCATATGGTTTTGGTGATTTTTCTTCAGTCTTCATTCTTATTTTTGATAGACAGTGAGAAGTGTGCTATATTTGTGATAGATATATTTGAAACTCCAAACACATGCTACAGCTCGAATGGGAAATAATGCAAAGAACTCATCAGCATTTCTAAAGTCTCCCACTTCTACTCTGCTTCACACAATAAGTGAATCTGAGAAGGCATCATATGTAGCACATATCAACAATTATCTTGCTGAAGATAAATTCTTAAAGAAATACCTTCCCATAGATCCTTCAACAAATGATCTCTTTGAGATTGCAAAGGATGGAGTGCTTATCTGGTGATTAATTCTAACACTTTGTGTGATATTCAACGATACTGGAATTACATTGTCCAATATAATTAGTTTTCCTTTCATTCTTTTAATGCAGCAAACTTATCAATGTGGCTGTACCTGGAACCATTGACGAACGGGCTATAAATATGAAGAGAATACTCAATCCCTGGGAAAGAAATGAGAATCATACCTTAGGCCTCAACTCTGCTAAGGCAATTGGATGTACTGTGGTCAATATTGGAACTCAAGACTTCATTGAAGGAAGGGTATGTAGACCTTTTCTCAACTCCAATTTTTGAGCCATTAAGCCATCCAGCATGTTTGTCGCAATTTTATCCTTGTTTTTAACATGCAAACCTGCATGTTTATCACATGACTCATTATATCATGGTAATCTTACAGGTCACTTACTATGATGCATTTGTTGTCCCTTGactaattaaaattatcatCATGATCAAAATGGTTCTCCTGTATCATTCTACCAATCCAAATCTATTTAAcctatttcataattttatgaagataaggatttttttttctggtttattttgattacattttattttttatggtgGATCTCCTAACTAATACTGTTTACTTTGGCTCATTTTCAGAGGCATCTTGTTCTAGGAGTAATATCTCAAATTATTAAGGTAAGGCTGCTTTTTATTTACTCCGTAATAGTTTAACTGGTTGAATTTTTAACTACAATGAGATAGGAATCATTAGTAGGCATTATTAACCATATAATTGATATAATGTTGCTAAAGTTGCGATCACCTGCTTCTCTTTCCTTAACAAACATTGAAGTCCATCAATATGGTTCTTGGATCTGAGATTAATGATTTAGAATGTGGTACTCACCTGCTTCCCTTTCCCTATAAACATGAAGTCCGGAGTTATAACATTCAAATGTTACATTAATGATATAAAATGTGCATTTTGGTTTTTAGCATCTAAGaagaattttcttatttatgaaattgtagATTCAACTATTGGCAGACCTCAACTTGAAGAAAACACCTCAGTTGGTGGAGCTAGTTGATGATTGTAAGGTGAAGAAGTTGACTGGTTTAATTTTTGTAAGACTTGAATACTTGATGCATCAATAGTTCAATACTAATTCAGATTTTGTTATTATGTTTTGGTTGCAATATTAGGATGTAGAGGAGCTGATGAGCCTGCCTCCTGAAAAGATCTTGCTCAGATGGATGAACTTTCAATTGAAAAAGGCAAAATACAATAAAACAGTCACAAACTTCTCTACTGACATAAAGGTAGGAATAagctgaaatttaaaatttcaataaactCTGGAAGCACTTTTGTTCTATTATCATTCATCCCATCCTCCATTCTATAATTCCACAAGctattatttttcctaattcTGGAAATTACAAACAATgtaaagaagagaaaaaaataacattGGTGTTGCCTAAGTTGTATTCACCTGTTTTTCTTTCCTATAAACATTTAGTCCTGAGTTATGGTTTTCAATTGCAACATTAATGATTTAGAACAAAAGTTTCGTTTAATTGGTTTGTGCTAAggattttctttgttttacacCTGTATATCAATCTTTTGGATCACAGTTTCTAGTGAAGGCAAGACAACAATTATTGAGCCAGTTTACCTTTCTGTAGGATGCAGAGGCTTATGCTCATCTCCTAAATGTTCTAGCTCCGGAGCACAGTGATCCAGCTACACTGACTGTGAAAGATTATCTGGAAAGAGCTAAGTTGGTTCTTCAACATGCTGATAGGATGGGTTGCAAAAGATACTTAACAGCAAAAGATATTGTGGAAGGTTCTCCTAATCTTAACCTTGCATTTGTGGCGCATATATTCCAGCATAGGTGAGATAATAGTTACTTTCAAATAGATTACAGGTTTGAAGCCAGCCTTTTATATTTGCTACTCTTCAGGAAATTTTGACATTGTTGctcataaaatttatttttggacATAGCCATACTTGGATAAACTCATTTAAGATGTGTGCTTGCATCCAAAATTTAACCTCAATGTCTTGCCATTTTCCACATTTCTGGAATTTCCATTTAAAGTGCTGATGATTCTCAAATCTCATCAAAAGCTTTGGACAATCTAGCATACAATGGTGCTAAATTAAGTTGCTCTGTATTGTTTACTGTGAATGTTGAAAAACTAATTCCCCGTTGTGTTTAGTGACTTGAGAATGAACTTTCAATTGAAGTTCCAATGTTGTCTAAATAAAATACCAGGTTTTGGGCGGCACAGTCAATGGAATATTcaattgttttttcttcttcttgtcttAATTTTCTGTCCAGTATTTTAAACTGATGATAGAGATTTCATCTGTAGGAATGGGCTTTCAACACAAACAAAGCAGATTTCTTTTCTTGAAACTACTCCAGATGATGCCCAAATGT contains these protein-coding regions:
- the LOC116014706 gene encoding fimbrin-2 — translated: MAGYVGVLVSDPWLQNQFTQVELRSLKSNFSTFRRESGRLTIADLPAKMSKLKHVGENLTEKERDAFLRDSYPNMDDDVDFELFLRIYLKLQTHATARMGNNAKNSSAFLKSPTSTLLHTISESEKASYVAHINNYLAEDKFLKKYLPIDPSTNDLFEIAKDGVLICKLINVAVPGTIDERAINMKRILNPWERNENHTLGLNSAKAIGCTVVNIGTQDFIEGRRHLVLGVISQIIKIQLLADLNLKKTPQLVELVDDCKDVEELMSLPPEKILLRWMNFQLKKAKYNKTVTNFSTDIKDAEAYAHLLNVLAPEHSDPATLTVKDYLERAKLVLQHADRMGCKRYLTAKDIVEGSPNLNLAFVAHIFQHRNGLSTQTKQISFLETTPDDAQMSREERAFRFWINSLGNSSYIDNVFEDLRNGWLLLETLDKVSPGIVNWKIASRPPIKMPFRKVENCNQVVKIGKQLKFSLVNIAGNDIVQGNKKLILAYLWQLMRFNMLQLLKNLRFHSHGKEITDADILEWANSKVRNSGSQSCMASFKDKSLSDGIFFLELLSAVYPRAVNWSLVTKGDTEEEKKMNATYIISIARKLGCSIFLLPEDIIEVNQKMILTLTASIMYWYLKQPAEDRMSVSSSDSETGSLLDTTSTFTTDDTASETSSDENSSR